From the genome of Saccopteryx bilineata isolate mSacBil1 chromosome 6, mSacBil1_pri_phased_curated, whole genome shotgun sequence, one region includes:
- the LRP2BP gene encoding LRP2-binding protein yields the protein MKLTSEKLPKDPFYTSLSQYAAKYQKIFQWRKEKTDQYCHANVVEKALQLLKERIRRGDAMAYFLRGQLYFEEGWFQEAIEQFEEIKEQDHQATYQLGVMYYDGLGTTTNAEKGVDCMKKILDSPCPRASHLKFAAAYNLGRAYYEGKGVKRSAEEAERLWLFAADSGNPKASVKAQSILGLYYSTKEPKELEKAFYWHSEACGNGNLESQGALGLMYFYGQGIRQDTEAALHCLREAAERGNVYAQGNLVEYYYNMKFFTKCVAFSKRIADYDEVHDVPMIAQVTDCLPEFISRGMAIASFYHARCLQLGLGVTKDEATAKHYYSKACRLNPALADELHSLLIHQRI from the exons ATGAAGTTGACCAGTGAAAAGTTGCCCAAGGACCCCTTCTATACCTCTTTATCCCAGTATGCTGCTAAGTACCAGAAAATCTTTCagtggagaaaggaaaagacTG aTCAGTACTGCCATGCTAATGTGGTGGAGAAGGCACTGCAGCTCCTGAAGGAACGGATAAGAAGAGGGGACGCCATGGCGTATTTCCTACGAGGTCAACTGTACTTTGAAGAG GGATGGTTTCAAGAAGCAATAGAACAGTTTGAAGAAATCAAGGAACAGGATCATCAAGCAACTTACCAGCTAGGAGTAATGTATTATGACGGGCTGGGGACGACTACGAATGCT GAAAAAGGAGTGGACTGCATGAAGAAAATACTCGATTCTCCATGTCCCAGAGCAAGTCACTTAAAATTTGCAGCTGCTTACAACCTTGGGAGAGCTTACTACGAAGGGAAAGGCGTCAAGAGATCGGCTGAGGAAGCTGAAAG gCTGTGGCTTTTTGCTGCAGACAGTGGAAATCCAAAGGCCAGTGTGAAGGCTCAGAGTATCCTGGGATTGTATTACTCAACCAAAGAGCCCAAAGAGTTAGAAAAG GCATTTTATTGGCACTCAGAAGCATGCGGCAACGGAAACCTGGAGTCCCAGGGAGCCCTGGGGCTCATGTACTTCTACGGACAAGGCATCCGCCAGGACACCGAGGCAGCCCTGCATTGCTTGCGGGAGGCGGCGGAGCGTGGAAATGTCTATGCTCAAGGGAATCTCGTGGAGTACTACTATAACATGAAATTCTTCACCAAGTGTGTTGCATTTTCCAAAAG GATTGCTGACTACGACGAGGTTCACGACGTCCCCATGATAGCGCAGGTCACGGACTGCCTCCCCGAGTTCATCAGCAGAGGCATGGCCATAGCGTCTTTCTACCACGCGCGCTGCCTGCAGCTCGGCTTGGGGGTCACAAAGGACGAAGCCACAGCCAAACACTATTATTCTAAA GCTTGTCGTCTGAATCCTGCATTGGCAGATGAACTTCACTCTTTACTTATTCATCAGAGAATTTAG
- the ANKRD37 gene encoding ankyrin repeat domain-containing protein 37 yields MLLLDCNPEVDSLQHLLETGASVNAPPDPCEQSPVHMAAGGGRASFLLWQLQTGADLNQQDVFGEAPLHKAAKVGSLECLSLLVASDAQIDLCNKNGQTAEDLAWSCGFPECAKFLTAIKCMQTKKSSAQSNRDQCIPVLGQKRSFGSAESTNGKRKCGCPVGYEEV; encoded by the exons ATGCTGTTGCTTGATTGCAACCCAGAG GTGGATAGTCTGCAGCATCTGCTGGAGACCGGGGCCTCGGTCAACGCTCCCCCGGATCCCTGCGAGCAGTCGCCTGTCCACATGGCCGCAGGTGGCGGCCGTGCCAGCTTTCTTCTCTGGCAGCTGCAGACCGGCGCGGACCTCAATCAACAG GATGTTTTCGGAGAAGCTCCCCTCCACAAGGCAGCGAAAGTTGGAAGCCTGGAATGCCTCAGCCTGCTTGTAGCCAGTGACGCCCAAATTGA tTTATGTAATAAGAATGGGCAAACAGCTGAAGATCTTGCTTGGTCATGTGGATTTCCAGAATGTGCCAAGTTTCTTACAGCAATTAAATGTATGCAGACAAAAAAGTCAAGTGCACAATCCAATAGAGATCAATGTATTCCAGTACTCGGGCAGAAACGAAGTTTTGGAAGTGCAGAAAGCACAAACGGGAAAAGGAAGTGTGG ATGTCCTGTTGGTTATGAAGAGGTGTGA